A single Carnobacterium inhibens subsp. inhibens DSM 13024 DNA region contains:
- a CDS encoding HU family DNA-binding protein — MANKAELIENVATSTGLTKKDATSAVDAVFESIQTSLSEGEKVQIIGFGNFEVRDRAARKGRNPQTGEEIQIAASKVPAFKPGKALKDAVK; from the coding sequence ATGGCTAACAAAGCAGAATTAATCGAAAACGTTGCTACTTCAACAGGTCTTACTAAAAAAGATGCAACTTCAGCAGTAGATGCTGTTTTTGAATCAATTCAAACTTCATTAAGTGAAGGTGAAAAAGTTCAAATTATTGGTTTTGGTAACTTTGAAGTTCGCGATCGTGCTGCACGTAAAGGTCGTAACCCTCAAACAGGGGAAGAAATCCAAATTGCTGCAAGCAAAGTACCTGCATTCAAACCAGGTAAAGCTCTTAAAGACGCAGTTAAATAG